The Strigops habroptila isolate Jane chromosome 13 unlocalized genomic scaffold, bStrHab1.2.pri S16, whole genome shotgun sequence genome window below encodes:
- the LOC115601908 gene encoding C-C motif chemokine 3-like, with amino-acid sequence MAKAAAGLCTLLLLAVLCCESQAQRAPAVPDKCCFNFQMRRIKRDNIVACYPTSPECPHQAVIFRVRSGKEICTQASRAWVKKYQQSFPVSSFSIPS; translated from the exons ATGGCGAAGGCAGCCGCAGGGCTctgcaccctcctcctcctcgctgtGCTGTGCTGCGAGAGCCAGGCTCAGA GAGCCCCAGCCGTGCCGGACAAGTGTTGCTTCAACTTCCAGATGAGAAGGATCAAGAGAGACAACATCGTCGCCTGCTACCCCACCAGCCCTGAGTGCCCCCACCAGGCTGTGAT CTTCAGGGTGAGGAGCGGGAAGGAGATCTGCACCCAGGCGAGCAGGGCCTGGGTGAAGAAGTACCAGCAGAGCTTCCCAGTCAGCTCCTTCTCCATTCCCAGCTAG
- the LOC115602022 gene encoding C-C motif chemokine 13-like produces the protein MKVFSLALLTLLLVALWTGSQGVSFRSPYSACCYKDMFIRQKIPALLIKSYQKTPSHCSRKAVRVELLKGKKFCVDPKEDWFRQYQRQKESTRTST, from the exons ATGAAGGTCTTCTCCTTGGCCCTGCTCACCCTGCTGCTGGTAGCTCTCTGGACTGGAAGCCAGGGTGTATCCT TCCGCAGCCCCTATAGTGCTTGCTGCTACAAGGACATGTTCATCCGGCAGAAAATCCCTGCCCTCCTCATCAAGAGCTACCAGAAGACACCTTCCCACTGCTCCCGCAAGGCCGTGCG CGTGGAGCTGCTGAAGGGGAAGAAGTTCTGTGTGGACCCGAAAGAGGACTGGTTCCGGCAGTACCAGCGGCAGAAGGAGTCAACCCGCACCTCCACGTGA
- the LOC115602122 gene encoding LOW QUALITY PROTEIN: PHD finger protein 7-like (The sequence of the model RefSeq protein was modified relative to this genomic sequence to represent the inferred CDS: deleted 2 bases in 1 codon), with protein MKHKSRRRKVQCPAALPEPSCEPPQCKRQRDVPGKEVCRFCQRADCNPEVFGQLCQQDGLCVHENCLYHASRLNQRGTDEEGFYGFLFPDIWEELKRVAQKKCCICHQPGASVTCRARRCPRIFHYPCGSERGCISQFFGEFKSFCWKHRPVQRVRTVQRDQTLCLICQEAVAERPRYDTLVCPTCTSAWFHRSCIQGQALRSALYHFRCPLCQDMVTFQAEMFRLGIKIPDRDAAWEEDGAFADHYQQHSSCDTSQCLCPMGREEAEENGPWRLLLCRSCGSCGTHQCCSKLGEEVDSWECCDCSDTGTGEGCSWGGQSPEPCGHHCHLGPGDRHRALIRGWREGARHGLAVLIIPLPLTVPTLQPAQALDPPAQGPSHSVPAPDTSPGDEEAGIPAGHPDTHPPPQPLP; from the exons ATGAAGCACAAGTCGCGGCGCCGCAAGGTGCAGTGTCCAGCAGCGCTGCCGGAGCCCTCCTGTGAGCCTCCCCAGTGCAAGAGGCAGCGGGATGTCCCTGGTAAGGAAG TGTGCAGGTTCTGCCAGCGGGCAGACTGCAACCCTGAGGTGTTCGggcagctgtgccagcaggaTGGGCTCTGTGTCCATGAGAACTGCCTG TACCACGCCAGCAGGCTGAACCAGAGAGGGACCGATGAAGAGGGCTTCTATGGCTTCCTCTTCCCTGACATCTGGGAGGAACTGAAGCGGGTGGCACAGAAG AAGTGCTGCATCTGCCATCAACCGGGTGCCTCAGTCACCTGCAGAGCCCGACGCTGCCCCCGAATCTTCCACTACCCCTGCGGCAGTGAGCGGGGATGCATCTCCCAGTTCTTTGGGGAGTTCAA GTCCTTCTGCTGGAAGCACCGGCCGGTGCAGCGGGTGCGGACGGTGCAGCGGGACCAGACCCTGTGCCTCATCTGCCAGGAGGCAGTGGCGGAGCGGCCGCGCTATGACACCCTGGTCTGTCCCACCTGCACCAGCGCCTGGTTCCACCGCAGCTGTATCCAG GGCCAGGCGCTGCGCTCTGCCCTGTACCACTTCCGCTGCCCGCTCTGCCAGGACATGGTCACCTTCCAAGCAGAGATGTTCCGCCTGGGCATCAAAATCCCAGACAG GGATGCTGCctgggaggaggatggagcctTTGCTGACCATtatcagcagcacagctcctgcgACACCAGCCAGTGCCTGTGCCCCATGGGACGGGAGGAGGCGGAGGAGAATGG GCCCTGGCGACTGCTGCTCTGCCGCTCTTGTGGCTCCTGCGGGACCCACCAGTGCTGCTCCAAACTGGGAGAAGAGGTGGATTCCTGGGAATGCTGTGACTGCAGTGACACAGGCACTGGTGAGGGGTGCAGTTGGGGGGGACA GTCCCCAGAGCCATGTGGTCACCACTGCCATCTGGGACCTGGGGACAGGCACAGGGCTTTGATCcggggatggagggagggagcgcGGCACGGGCTGGCTGTGCTCATCATCCCCCTGCCCCTCACAGTGCCCACCTTGCAGCCAGCCCAGGCACTGGACCCACCAGCACAGGGACCCTCGCACAGTGTCCCAGCTCCTGACACCTCACCTGGAGATGAAGAGGCCGGGATCCCTGCAGGACACCCCGACACCCACCcgcccccccagcccctgccctaG
- the LOC115602068 gene encoding C-C motif chemokine 3-like, with protein MKVSAAALVALLLVAACSSSEAHLDGVPTTCCFSYHERPIPRRLITSAYITSSSCSQPGVIMVTKKKELCTDPRAPWVQAHLKHFQTLKN; from the exons ATGAAGGTCTCCGCAGCCGCTCTGGTCGCTCTCCTCCTCGTGGCCGCCTGCTCCTCATCTGAGGCCCATCTCG ACGGTGTCCCCACCACGTGCTGCTTCAGCTACCACGAGCGCCCCATCCCACGGCGCCTCATCACCTCTGCCTAtatcaccagcagcagctgcagccagccaggagTGAT CATGGTCACCAAGAAGAAGGAGCTGTGCACAGACCCCCGGGCACCCTGGGTGCAGGCACATCTGAAGCACTTCCAGACCCTGAAGAACTGA